A window of the Lactuca sativa cultivar Salinas chromosome 5, Lsat_Salinas_v11, whole genome shotgun sequence genome harbors these coding sequences:
- the LOC111919439 gene encoding uncharacterized protein LOC111919439 has product MASRFYITFTPCYTKNHHRLPEAPKRFLFSSDSRGKRPSLGVTRVSDGGESYLGMWRKAMDRERKEIEFKKIAENVAGDEDNGGGDEDLETKSSEFLKILEVPTEERDRIQRTQVIDRAAAAIAVASTLLRDEKMPIENESDGLGHLDNDDGREVSIFGDSEQGSSSIGTPGPNFWSWIPPSNENDGSTPASSRKTSTSPIQPNPVMELDPSSSHLILPFESKTKNPPLPPFQSLKEVEKQDLSTPQLIEAQEVDKLFSRNAETAAHALADVDPVTDGTNVEGSMWWKETGTEVRADGKVCRWTLTRGVSADKSVEWEEKYWEASDEFGYKELGSEKSGRDAFGNVWREFWKESLAEIEGCVHIEKTADKWGKNGNGGEWQEKWFEHYGGGQAEKWAHKWCSIDPTTQLDAGHAHVWHERWGEKYDGQGGSVKYTDKWAERSEGERWTKWGDKWDEHFDQNGHGVKQGETWWEGQYGERWNKTWGEGHNGSGWVHKYGKSSSGEHWDTHVQQDTWYERYPHYGFYHCFENSVPLRQVKKPSQRESESE; this is encoded by the exons ATGGCGTCGAGGTTTTACATCACATTCACACCATGTTACACAAAGAACCACCACCGATTGCCAGAAGCGCCGAAACGCTTCTTATTTTCAAGCGACTCTAGAGGTAAACGACCGAGTCTGGGAGTTACTAGGGTTTCAGATGGCGGAGAATCGTATCTGGGGATGTGGAGAAAGGCGATGGACAGGGAGAGGAAGGAAATCGAGTTCAAGAAAATTGCAGAGAACGTGGCCGGAGACGAGGATAACGGCGGAGGAGACGAGGATTTGGAGACGAAGAGCAGTGAGTTCTTGAAGATACTTGAAGTTCCCACTGAGGAGAGGGATAGAATTCAAAGAACACAGGTGATCGATCGGGCCGCTGCTGCAATTGCTGTTGCCAGTACACTTCTAAGGGATGAGAAAATGCCGATTGAGAATGAGTCCGACGGATTAGGCCATCTGGATAATGACGATGGCAGAGAGGTTTCTATATTTGGGGATTCAGAGCAAG GATCATCTAGTATTGGAACACCAGGTCCAAATTTCTGGTCATGGATACCACCTTCCAATGAAAATGACGGATCTACCCCTGCATCAAGTAGGAAAACCTCAACATCTCCCATTCAACCAAACCCAGTAATGGAATTAGACCCTTCCTCATCTCATCTCATTCTCCCATTCGAAAGCAAAACCAAGAATCCTCCACTTCCACCATTCCAGTCCCTTAAAGAGGTTGAAAAACAGGATCTTTCAACTCCTCAACTGATAGAAGCACAAGAAGTTGATAAATTGTTTTCAAGAAATGCAGAAACTGCAGCTCATGCTCTTGCTGACGTGGACCCAGTGACAGATGGCACTAATGTTGAAGGGTCAATGTGGTGGAAAGAAACAGGGACAGAAGTGAGAGCAGATGGAAAGGTGTGTAGGTGGACTTTGACTAGAGGTGTTAGTGCTGATAAATCTGTTGAATGGGAAGAGAAATATTGGGAAGCTTCTGATGAGTTTGGGTATAAGGAACTTGGATCTGAGAAATCGGGTCGTGATGCTTTTGGGAATGTTTGGCGGGAATTCTGGAAAGAATCGTTGGCAGAG ATTGAAGGGTGTGTGCATATTGAAAAGACTGCAGATAAATGGGGGAAGAATGGAAATGGTGGTGAGTGGCAGGAAAAATGGTTTGAACATTATGGTGGAGGTCAAGCTGAGAAGTGGGCCCACAAATGGTGCTCCATTGATCCAACTACACAACTAGATGCTGGTCATGCTCATGTTTGGCATGAAAG GTGGGGTGAGAAGTACGATGGTCAAGGAGGGAGTGTGAAGTACACAGATAAATGGGCAGAACGTTcggagggtgagaggtggacaaaATGGGGGGATAAATGGGACGAGCACTTTGACCAAAATGGACATGGTGTGAAACAGGGAGAAACATGGTGGGAGGGGCAATATGGGGAACGATGGAATAAAACATGGGGTGAAGGTCACAACGGGTCAGGGTGGGTCCACAAATATGGGAAGAGTAGTAGCGGTGAACATTGGGACACCCATGTCCAGCAAGACACGTGGTACGAAAGATACCCTCATTATGGTTTTTATCATTGCTTTGAAAACTCTGTGCCCTTACGTCAAGTCAAAAAACCTTCTCAGAGGGAATCTGAATCTGAATGA